The following coding sequences are from one Enterococcus sp. 4G2_DIV0659 window:
- a CDS encoding ABC transporter ATP-binding protein, giving the protein MERKKTSMNSFKRFMPYLLHYPKEMLAAIILGIFSGLTTVLMTFYIGKSVDTMIAKGNVDFTILLNLLTLLAGILVITVISQLLIQRLGNRVSYLSVAELRKDAFVHLNRLPLNYYDQTSHGNIVSRFTNDMDNISVACSAVFNQLFSGLSVVIIAFFFMLKLSPVLTAVVLVATPIIFLVNWIVARSSQKNFAAQQKIVGEISGFVTEMVGNQKIVKAFQQETVSQQRFETLNEQLYIRGQKAQFSSSLTNPLSRFIDHLSYLSIGLVGGLLLLNGNQAITVGIISSFTIYSSQFSKPFIELSGITTQIQTALAGLDRTFEIINQPEEKPDGAHALTLTNVSGKVVFDHVDFSYTPAKPLIQDFNLTALPGETIAIVGKTGAGKSTLVNLLMRFYEVNRGQISIDGHPLTQITRDSLRKSFGMVLQDTWLFDSTIRDNLTYGKPDATDEEIERAMKEAYIFDFVMRLPKGLDTLIGASGIKISEGQRQLMTIARTMISNPPMLILDEATSSVDTLTEKKIQDAFLRMMEGRTSFVIAHRLSTIKNADKILVMDQGAIVEIGSHDTLINKKDGYYHALYEAQFKNQL; this is encoded by the coding sequence ATGGAGAGGAAAAAAACATCCATGAATTCGTTTAAGCGTTTCATGCCTTATTTACTACATTATCCCAAAGAAATGCTTGCTGCGATTATCTTAGGAATCTTCAGCGGATTAACAACTGTTTTGATGACTTTTTATATAGGAAAATCTGTGGATACCATGATTGCTAAGGGGAATGTTGACTTCACTATTCTGTTGAACCTACTTACTCTTTTAGCTGGGATTTTGGTGATCACTGTTATTAGTCAGTTGCTGATTCAACGATTGGGAAATCGTGTATCCTACCTTTCTGTGGCGGAGTTAAGAAAAGATGCGTTTGTTCATTTAAACCGATTACCTTTAAATTATTATGATCAAACCTCTCACGGAAATATTGTCAGCAGGTTTACTAATGATATGGATAATATCTCTGTAGCTTGCTCTGCCGTTTTTAATCAATTGTTTTCTGGTTTGTCTGTTGTCATCATTGCTTTTTTCTTTATGCTTAAACTAAGCCCAGTATTAACAGCTGTGGTTTTGGTTGCTACTCCAATTATTTTTCTAGTCAATTGGATTGTTGCACGATCCTCTCAAAAAAACTTTGCCGCGCAGCAAAAAATCGTCGGAGAAATTTCTGGTTTTGTGACTGAAATGGTTGGAAATCAAAAAATCGTTAAAGCCTTTCAACAAGAAACGGTTTCTCAACAACGCTTTGAAACACTCAATGAACAGCTTTATATTCGAGGTCAAAAAGCACAATTTTCGTCCTCTTTAACTAATCCGCTCTCTCGCTTTATCGATCACTTGTCTTATCTTTCTATTGGGCTTGTCGGCGGTTTATTGTTATTAAATGGCAATCAAGCGATCACAGTAGGTATTATTTCAAGTTTTACCATCTATTCCAGTCAGTTTTCTAAACCATTTATTGAACTTTCTGGAATTACAACACAAATTCAAACAGCCTTAGCTGGGTTGGATCGAACGTTTGAAATCATTAATCAACCTGAAGAAAAACCAGATGGCGCCCATGCATTGACATTGACTAATGTTTCTGGAAAAGTTGTCTTTGATCACGTAGATTTTTCTTATACACCAGCAAAACCGTTGATTCAAGATTTTAATTTAACAGCTTTACCAGGCGAAACGATTGCGATTGTAGGTAAAACGGGCGCTGGAAAATCAACATTAGTCAATTTATTGATGCGTTTTTATGAAGTAAACCGTGGGCAAATTTCTATTGACGGTCATCCACTTACTCAAATTACCAGAGATAGTCTGAGAAAAAGTTTTGGCATGGTTCTACAAGATACTTGGTTATTCGACAGTACCATTCGTGATAATTTAACCTATGGAAAGCCAGATGCGACTGATGAAGAAATCGAGCGAGCTATGAAAGAAGCCTACATTTTTGACTTTGTTATGCGTTTACCCAAAGGATTAGATACGTTGATTGGTGCTAGCGGCATTAAAATTTCAGAAGGACAACGACAACTCATGACGATTGCTCGAACCATGATTAGTAATCCGCCAATGTTGATTTTAGATGAGGCGACTAGTTCAGTGGATACGTTGACAGAGAAAAAAATACAAGATGCCTTTTTACGAATGATGGAAGGACGCACAAGTTTTGTCATCGCTCATCGTTTATCAACTATTAAAAATGCAGATAAAATATTGGTTATGGATCAAGGAGCCATTGTAGAAATCGGTAGTCATGATACGTTGATTAATAAAAAAGACGGTTATTATCATGCGCTCTATGAAGCACAATTTAAAAACCAATTATAA
- the tsaE gene encoding tRNA (adenosine(37)-N6)-threonylcarbamoyltransferase complex ATPase subunit type 1 TsaE — MTILINNPKETEKIAKMIGSVANAGDTIILSGDLGAGKTTMTKGIALGLGIDQMIKSPTYTIIREYQQGRIPLYHMDVYRIEDGADDLGLDEYFEGDGLSVVEWGKQLGEFLPTDYLDITISKDSEDMEKRVLSIQAVGEKSNQFLKRIKHKMEE, encoded by the coding sequence ATGACTATTTTAATCAATAATCCTAAAGAAACAGAAAAAATAGCAAAAATGATAGGATCAGTTGCTAATGCAGGAGACACGATTATCCTTTCTGGAGATTTAGGTGCTGGAAAGACCACCATGACTAAAGGAATTGCTCTAGGTTTAGGCATTGATCAAATGATTAAAAGTCCAACATATACAATTATTCGTGAATACCAACAAGGACGTATACCCTTGTACCATATGGACGTTTATCGTATTGAAGACGGTGCAGATGATCTAGGTTTAGATGAGTATTTTGAAGGGGATGGATTGTCTGTTGTAGAGTGGGGAAAACAATTAGGCGAATTTTTGCCAACGGATTACTTAGATATCACTATTTCAAAAGATTCTGAGGATATGGAAAAAAGAGTACTATCCATTCAAGCAGTAGGCGAAAAATCAAACCAATTCTTAAAACGCATCAAGCATAAAATGGAGGAATAG
- a CDS encoding ABC transporter ATP-binding protein — MISLLKYAKNYRKQIILGPFFKFLEACFELILPLLMARLVDQGIRRNDQGYVLQMAGWMFLMSVVGLVCVLICQYYSSIASQGFGTELRNQLMKKINQLSHAELNSFGTDTLITRMTNDINQLQLALAMLIRLVIRAPFLSIGSVIMAFYINVQMGFIFLLMLPLFCIVLYFIIKTTVPLYKRVQEKLDLLNRQISQNLSGVRVIRAFARKKTEEKQVNKVTDDLSTVYIRVSNISALLTPATTLIMNFGILALLYLGGIKVEFGGLQQGEVLALINYMNQMLLALIVVSNLVIIFTRASASASRVNEVLSVIPTISSEHMEMTETDQGEGIVFDHVSFRYQPTAGLSLNDICLTIPARSTLGITGPTGGGKSTLTQLIPRFYDASEGTVFVNGVNVRDWSMDRLRKKIAIVPQTAVLLTGTIRENLQWGKENATDAECWQALETAQCKEFVEHLSDGLDTLVYEGGKNFSGGQKQRLTIARALIHKPDILILDDSLSALDYQTDLNLRTALKQQLKDTTLILISQRISSIQQADQILVLSSGKQVGLGTHEELLRQSTAYQEIVASQEEGN, encoded by the coding sequence ATGATTAGTTTGCTTAAATATGCAAAGAATTATCGTAAACAAATTATTTTGGGGCCGTTTTTTAAATTTTTAGAGGCTTGTTTTGAACTTATTTTACCCTTATTGATGGCCCGTTTAGTGGATCAGGGGATTCGGCGGAATGATCAAGGATATGTATTACAAATGGCTGGTTGGATGTTTTTGATGTCAGTTGTGGGGTTGGTTTGTGTCTTGATTTGTCAATATTATTCTTCTATCGCCTCACAAGGCTTCGGCACAGAATTAAGAAATCAGTTGATGAAAAAAATTAATCAGCTTTCTCATGCTGAATTAAATAGTTTTGGAACAGATACCTTAATTACACGGATGACAAATGATATCAATCAATTGCAGCTTGCTTTAGCCATGTTGATTCGTCTTGTTATTCGTGCCCCGTTTTTAAGTATTGGTTCTGTGATTATGGCTTTTTATATTAATGTTCAAATGGGCTTTATTTTCTTATTGATGTTGCCGTTGTTTTGTATTGTTCTTTATTTCATCATAAAGACAACTGTTCCTTTGTATAAAAGAGTCCAAGAAAAGTTAGACTTATTAAATCGGCAAATCAGTCAAAATTTAAGTGGTGTACGCGTTATCCGTGCATTTGCTAGAAAGAAAACGGAAGAAAAGCAAGTCAATAAAGTAACGGATGATCTTTCCACTGTTTATATTCGTGTGAGCAATATTTCTGCTTTATTGACTCCTGCTACAACTTTAATCATGAACTTTGGTATCTTAGCGCTACTGTATCTTGGTGGAATCAAAGTCGAGTTTGGCGGATTACAACAAGGGGAAGTTTTGGCTTTAATTAATTACATGAACCAAATGTTGCTTGCTTTGATCGTTGTTTCAAATCTAGTCATCATTTTTACCCGCGCTTCAGCGTCTGCTTCTAGAGTGAATGAAGTTTTATCTGTGATCCCTACGATTTCATCAGAGCACATGGAAATGACTGAGACAGATCAAGGAGAGGGAATTGTATTCGATCATGTCTCTTTCCGTTATCAACCGACAGCAGGACTATCCTTGAATGATATTTGCTTAACCATTCCGGCTCGTTCTACTCTTGGCATCACAGGACCGACTGGTGGTGGAAAAAGTACTTTAACGCAACTGATTCCTCGTTTTTATGATGCAAGTGAAGGAACTGTTTTCGTCAATGGCGTAAATGTTCGTGACTGGTCTATGGATCGACTGCGCAAAAAAATCGCTATTGTCCCTCAAACTGCCGTATTGCTTACAGGGACTATTCGTGAAAATCTCCAATGGGGGAAAGAAAATGCAACAGACGCTGAGTGTTGGCAAGCTTTAGAAACGGCTCAGTGTAAAGAGTTTGTCGAACATTTAAGTGACGGACTCGATACTCTTGTATATGAAGGCGGGAAAAATTTTTCTGGTGGACAAAAGCAACGCTTAACCATTGCTCGTGCCCTTATCCATAAACCCGATATTTTGATTTTAGATGATTCGCTAAGTGCACTCGATTACCAAACAGACTTAAATCTGCGAACAGCTTTAAAACAACAGTTGAAAGACACAACCTTAATTTTGATTTCTCAACGAATCAGTTCGATTCAACAAGCCGATCAGATTTTAGTTTTATCAAGTGGGAAACAGGTTGGTTTAGGTACCCACGAAGAACTATTAAGACAGTCAACTGCCTATCAAGAGATCGTCGCTTCTCAAGAGGAGGGAAACTAA
- a CDS encoding GNAT family N-acetyltransferase, whose protein sequence is MIRFATKEDGQAIAPLILVILKDMELPLLEMVSEETLLAVLAESVADPDYRYGYKRGLVYEHDGQVAGIAFGYPDEDEATIDEPLKKVLRKHNLDEEIRLFIDPETLPNEWYLDSISVDEKYRGLGIGSKLLDALPQMAKRDGKEIIGLSVDKGNPNAKKLYSRKGFKDVAEMMISGHLYDHMQKKISE, encoded by the coding sequence ATGATTCGTTTTGCAACAAAAGAAGACGGGCAAGCGATTGCTCCGTTAATTTTAGTTATTTTAAAAGATATGGAATTGCCTTTATTGGAAATGGTATCAGAAGAAACCCTTCTAGCGGTTTTGGCTGAATCTGTGGCAGATCCGGACTATCGTTATGGATATAAGCGAGGTTTGGTCTATGAACACGATGGTCAAGTAGCGGGAATCGCCTTTGGTTATCCAGATGAAGATGAGGCAACGATCGATGAACCGCTAAAAAAAGTACTTCGTAAACATAATTTAGATGAAGAAATCAGATTATTTATTGATCCTGAAACATTACCGAATGAGTGGTATTTAGATTCAATTTCTGTTGACGAAAAATATCGCGGTTTAGGCATCGGCTCTAAACTGTTAGATGCCTTACCGCAAATGGCTAAAAGAGATGGGAAAGAAATTATCGGCTTAAGTGTTGATAAAGGGAATCCAAATGCTAAAAAATTATACAGCCGCAAAGGATTTAAAGATGTTGCGGAAATGATGATCAGTGGTCATCTGTACGATCATATGCAGAAAAAAATCAGCGAATAA
- a CDS encoding folate family ECF transporter S component — protein sequence MKKRRIDTRTITLMSLLIALMVVFTRFISFETQFLRISLTFIPESLMGILFGPFWTGIGSAVADTVGMLLFPKGPYFPGFTLNAFISGAIYGFFYFKKELTWRRVILATLSVTLIIHMFLTPLWLGLMYGVDISNLAWWAPRIIKNILFFPIQVIMTYYLGNKVPYKQFLKKSFAQLK from the coding sequence ATGAAGAAAAGAAGAATTGATACTCGAACCATTACGCTGATGAGTTTATTGATTGCGTTAATGGTGGTTTTCACGCGGTTTATTTCGTTTGAGACCCAGTTTTTACGTATTAGTTTGACGTTTATTCCCGAATCACTGATGGGGATTCTTTTTGGTCCTTTTTGGACGGGAATAGGTAGCGCAGTAGCTGATACAGTCGGTATGCTGTTGTTTCCTAAAGGGCCTTATTTTCCAGGGTTTACTTTAAATGCTTTTATATCAGGAGCAATTTATGGCTTTTTCTATTTTAAGAAGGAGTTAACGTGGAGACGAGTGATTTTAGCAACGTTATCAGTCACTTTGATCATTCATATGTTCTTAACGCCGTTGTGGCTCGGCTTGATGTATGGCGTGGATATTTCCAATCTTGCTTGGTGGGCGCCTAGAATTATCAAAAATATCTTATTCTTCCCAATACAAGTAATCATGACTTATTATTTGGGGAATAAAGTACCATATAAACAGTTTTTGAAGAAATCATTTGCACAATTAAAATAA
- a CDS encoding Cof-type HAD-IIB family hydrolase yields MIKLIASDMDGTLLDSKMGISKDNASAIREAERLGIEFMVATGRAYTEAKPALDDAGIDCAMITLNGAKVFDKTGRTLFTAGIEKEVTLRILDILDAHNIYFEVSTNKGIYSEKQEKRIENFASHIATTMPHLTYKVAIAMAAAHLSLLDITYIDDMREQIKQDDIEVLKIIGFSMDGPKVLGPASTQIRQLPDLAVTSSAQNNIEVNHRNAQKGIAVAQVAKDRVISAKEVMTIGDNFNDVSMLQWAGVSFAMGNAELEVKDHAKYITSTNLENGVGEAILRAIREDL; encoded by the coding sequence ATGATTAAATTGATTGCTTCAGATATGGATGGAACTTTACTAGATTCAAAAATGGGTATCTCAAAGGACAATGCTTCTGCTATCAGAGAAGCTGAACGCCTTGGTATCGAATTCATGGTCGCTACAGGACGGGCGTATACAGAAGCAAAACCTGCTCTAGACGATGCGGGTATCGACTGTGCGATGATTACACTAAACGGAGCCAAAGTTTTTGATAAAACTGGGCGTACACTTTTTACAGCTGGTATCGAAAAAGAAGTCACACTGCGCATATTAGATATTCTGGATGCTCATAATATTTATTTTGAAGTGTCAACAAACAAAGGGATTTACTCTGAAAAACAAGAAAAAAGAATTGAAAATTTTGCATCACATATTGCAACAACCATGCCTCATTTGACCTATAAAGTGGCAATTGCTATGGCTGCTGCTCATTTATCACTATTAGATATTACTTATATAGACGATATGCGTGAACAAATTAAACAAGACGATATTGAAGTCTTAAAAATCATCGGTTTTAGCATGGATGGTCCAAAAGTTTTAGGTCCTGCCAGCACCCAAATTAGACAGCTACCTGATTTAGCTGTAACTTCTTCCGCTCAAAATAATATTGAAGTCAACCATAGAAACGCTCAAAAAGGAATTGCAGTCGCACAGGTTGCAAAAGATCGTGTTATTTCAGCAAAAGAAGTAATGACTATTGGAGACAATTTCAATGACGTCAGTATGCTTCAATGGGCTGGTGTTAGTTTTGCTATGGGGAATGCGGAATTAGAAGTTAAAGACCATGCCAAATATATCACTTCAACTAATTTAGAAAATGGTGTTGGTGAAGCTATTTTACGGGCAATCAGAGAAGATTTATAA
- the mgsA gene encoding methylglyoxal synthase yields the protein MKIALIAHDRKKELMVKLAIAYQPILNEHELFATGTTGLKVSEATGLSVHRFKSGPLGGDQQIGAMISEDKLDMVIFLRDPLAAQPHEPDVTALIRLCDVYEIPLATNIGTAEILLRGLQAGFADFRNVVHELEEKPLSF from the coding sequence ATGAAAATTGCATTGATTGCACACGATCGAAAAAAAGAGCTGATGGTTAAATTAGCGATAGCCTATCAACCTATTTTAAATGAACATGAATTATTTGCTACTGGAACTACAGGATTGAAAGTGTCAGAAGCAACGGGATTGTCGGTTCATCGTTTTAAATCAGGACCTTTAGGTGGGGATCAACAAATTGGCGCAATGATATCAGAAGATAAGTTAGATATGGTGATTTTTTTACGAGACCCTCTTGCGGCTCAGCCTCATGAACCAGATGTGACCGCATTGATTCGTTTGTGTGATGTCTATGAGATTCCTTTGGCGACTAACATTGGGACTGCTGAAATATTGTTGAGAGGCCTGCAAGCTGGTTTTGCGGATTTTAGAAATGTTGTACATGAGTTAGAGGAAAAACCACTATCCTTTTAG
- a CDS encoding putative ABC transporter permease, translated as MNEFIKIVLLFFIYSFIGWLWETIYCSLKARKFVYRGFLVGPYCPIYGFGILSVLYFLEPVKQNIAFLYVLSTILVTVLEYITSYGLEKLFHASWWDYTDVPLNLNGRVALPVSLFWGIACVLIVRVIHPKVLVLEHFLADKFGLILPCILLLMIGSDLIYTLINMQSFKKVISQINVAIEERKQELALTLNEKRDELSNSLSELKNTVSEEISEHKKLKTADRTIWLEELKESPAMKKLLARMSANQKRWIQNYPRFKLKDVKNSIEIQQIINKNEKKPK; from the coding sequence ATGAATGAATTTATCAAGATTGTATTGTTATTTTTTATTTATTCGTTTATCGGTTGGTTATGGGAAACAATCTATTGTTCTTTAAAAGCAAGAAAATTTGTCTATCGAGGCTTTTTAGTAGGACCTTATTGTCCTATTTACGGATTTGGCATTTTGAGTGTTCTTTATTTTTTAGAACCAGTTAAACAAAATATAGCCTTTTTATATGTGTTATCTACCATTTTAGTGACTGTTTTAGAATATATCACTAGTTATGGTTTGGAAAAGTTATTCCATGCATCATGGTGGGATTATACGGATGTTCCATTAAATCTGAATGGGCGAGTTGCCTTACCTGTATCCTTATTTTGGGGGATTGCTTGTGTACTGATTGTGCGGGTGATTCATCCGAAAGTTCTAGTGCTCGAACATTTTTTAGCAGATAAATTCGGACTTATTTTGCCTTGTATCTTGCTTCTTATGATTGGTAGTGATTTGATCTACACATTAATCAACATGCAATCATTCAAAAAAGTAATCTCACAAATAAATGTAGCTATTGAAGAACGTAAACAAGAGTTAGCTCTGACCTTAAACGAAAAGCGGGATGAATTATCCAATAGCCTTTCTGAATTAAAAAATACAGTGTCAGAGGAAATTAGCGAGCACAAAAAATTGAAAACAGCGGATCGAACTATTTGGCTAGAAGAGTTAAAAGAATCTCCAGCCATGAAAAAATTATTAGCCCGTATGAGTGCTAATCAAAAGCGTTGGATACAAAATTATCCGCGCTTTAAATTAAAAGATGTGAAAAATTCCATCGAAATACAACAAATTATTAATAAAAACGAGAAAAAGCCAAAATGA
- a CDS encoding uracil-DNA glycosylase, translating to MKEIIHNSWQEVLEEEFTKEYYLNLREFLKREYSQQTIYPDMYHIYSALELTPYEEVKVVILGQDPYHGPNQAHGLSFSVQPGVRTPPSLMNIYKELQEDLGYPPVSHGFLESWAKQGVLLLNTVLTVRNGQAYSHRGQGWENLTDAIIKKLNERDKPIVFILWGKPAQEKIKMIDTNKHIIIKSPHPSPLAAHRGFFGSKPFSKTNQALEQLGETPINWQLPDTVS from the coding sequence ATGAAAGAAATTATTCATAATAGTTGGCAAGAAGTATTAGAAGAAGAGTTTACAAAAGAATATTATCTGAACTTACGGGAATTTTTAAAACGAGAATACAGTCAACAAACGATTTATCCAGATATGTACCATATTTACTCTGCATTAGAGCTTACACCCTATGAAGAGGTGAAGGTCGTGATTTTAGGACAAGATCCCTATCATGGTCCAAATCAAGCACATGGATTAAGCTTTTCTGTGCAGCCAGGAGTTCGTACACCACCATCGTTGATGAACATTTATAAAGAGCTTCAAGAGGACTTAGGTTATCCGCCTGTTTCACATGGATTTTTAGAAAGCTGGGCTAAGCAAGGCGTTTTATTACTGAATACAGTGTTGACTGTTCGAAATGGTCAGGCATATTCTCACCGTGGGCAAGGATGGGAGAATTTAACAGATGCGATCATCAAAAAACTAAATGAACGTGACAAACCGATTGTATTTATTCTATGGGGCAAGCCAGCACAAGAAAAAATAAAAATGATCGACACAAATAAACATATCATCATTAAGTCACCACACCCTAGTCCTTTAGCAGCTCATCGTGGTTTTTTTGGTTCAAAACCGTTCTCAAAAACAAATCAAGCATTAGAACAATTGGGAGAAACACCGATTAATTGGCAATTGCCTGATACAGTGTCATAA
- a CDS encoding 3D domain-containing protein produces the protein MLDSVKVKKLIPFLAAIMLVNVALPIGAAAESLDELKQKESQAAQTGEALSEDITTALNDVNEKYAEIEKLKVDISKAEEAIKNSEAEITATEQSIARRKEVVGNRMKDIQLSGEQRTWQVLLDAESVSDFFNKAYAMTILQNAEREKIDRLSKDKEKLSELQETVKSKQEELQTNESKLQSEATVMDEQVVALKQQLSENQEVLQQIASQKQTEEKRISDEKKAAELQKQKAAEEARKQAVAASSSSSNSSSSSESSSSSSSSAEEHPIVTPPSQPEVPSTGEEAGNGGANGRVLYMQSTAYSWREAGSGFITATGIDLRSQSNVIAVDPSVIPLGSLVQVDGYGFAVAGDTGGAIKGNIIDVHFPTVDQCLTWGRRNNVRVVIQ, from the coding sequence GTGTTGGATTCAGTGAAAGTAAAAAAATTGATACCATTTTTAGCTGCTATCATGCTAGTAAATGTTGCTCTTCCGATCGGTGCAGCAGCAGAATCTTTAGATGAGCTGAAACAAAAAGAGTCACAAGCAGCCCAGACTGGAGAAGCACTAAGCGAAGATATCACTACAGCTTTGAATGATGTTAATGAAAAATACGCTGAAATTGAAAAACTCAAAGTAGATATTTCAAAAGCTGAAGAAGCAATCAAAAACTCTGAAGCTGAAATTACAGCAACAGAACAAAGCATTGCACGCCGTAAAGAGGTCGTTGGAAATCGTATGAAAGATATCCAACTGAGTGGGGAACAGCGTACATGGCAAGTATTATTAGATGCTGAAAGTGTATCAGATTTCTTTAATAAAGCGTATGCGATGACTATTTTACAAAATGCGGAACGAGAAAAAATTGATCGTTTATCTAAAGATAAAGAAAAGCTTTCTGAGCTTCAAGAAACTGTAAAATCAAAACAAGAAGAATTACAAACCAACGAATCGAAATTACAGAGTGAAGCAACAGTTATGGATGAGCAAGTTGTAGCATTAAAACAGCAATTATCTGAGAATCAAGAAGTACTACAACAAATTGCCAGCCAAAAACAAACAGAAGAAAAACGAATCTCTGATGAGAAAAAAGCTGCCGAACTTCAAAAGCAAAAAGCGGCTGAAGAAGCACGTAAGCAAGCTGTAGCAGCTTCAAGTTCAAGCAGTAATTCATCATCAAGCAGTGAATCAAGCAGCAGTTCAAGCTCAAGTGCTGAAGAGCATCCAATTGTTACACCGCCATCACAACCAGAAGTACCAAGCACTGGTGAAGAAGCTGGCAATGGTGGAGCAAATGGACGAGTGCTTTACATGCAATCTACTGCTTATTCATGGAGAGAAGCTGGATCAGGATTTATCACAGCAACAGGAATCGATTTACGCTCACAAAGCAATGTGATCGCAGTTGATCCAAGCGTGATTCCCTTAGGTTCTCTTGTGCAAGTTGATGGATATGGCTTTGCAGTTGCCGGAGATACTGGTGGCGCTATTAAAGGTAATATTATTGACGTTCACTTCCCAACCGTGGATCAATGTTTGACTTGGGGACGTAGAAATAATGTACGAGTTGTAATTCAATAA
- the pta gene encoding phosphate acetyltransferase, whose product MELFDSLKFKVIRRNIKIVFPEATDPRILGAAARLKAEELMEPILIGKQEAIIEAAHARGIKASNFTIIDPDNYDGWEEMVAAFVERRNGKVTDEDARKILKDVNYFGTMLTYMGIADGMVSGAIHSTGDTVRPALQIIKTKPGISRTSGAMIMVRGRDQEKYIFADCAINVNPTAQELAEIAVDSAKTAELFDIEPKVAMMSFSTKGSAKAPEVDKVVEATKIAKSLAPELEIDGELQFDASYVASVAQLKAPNSPVAGQATVFVFPELQSGNIGYKIAQRLGNFEAIGPILQGLNKPVSDLSRGANEEDIYKLSIITAAQTLMN is encoded by the coding sequence GTGGAATTATTCGATAGCTTAAAATTTAAAGTCATTCGCCGTAACATCAAAATTGTTTTTCCAGAAGCAACAGATCCTCGTATTCTTGGTGCTGCAGCTCGCTTGAAGGCAGAAGAATTAATGGAACCAATTTTGATTGGTAAACAAGAAGCAATTATAGAAGCGGCGCATGCTCGTGGAATCAAAGCTTCTAACTTTACAATCATTGACCCGGACAATTACGATGGATGGGAAGAGATGGTTGCAGCATTTGTTGAACGTCGTAATGGAAAAGTCACAGATGAAGACGCACGTAAAATTTTAAAAGATGTAAATTACTTTGGTACAATGCTTACTTATATGGGCATTGCTGATGGTATGGTAAGTGGTGCAATCCACTCAACTGGAGATACCGTTCGTCCTGCGTTACAAATTATCAAAACAAAACCAGGTATCAGCCGTACAAGTGGTGCGATGATCATGGTTCGTGGACGTGACCAAGAAAAATACATTTTTGCAGATTGTGCAATTAATGTAAATCCAACAGCACAAGAATTAGCTGAAATTGCTGTGGATAGTGCGAAAACAGCTGAATTGTTTGACATTGAACCTAAAGTAGCGATGATGAGTTTCTCAACTAAAGGTTCTGCCAAAGCACCTGAAGTTGATAAAGTCGTTGAAGCAACAAAAATTGCTAAAAGCTTAGCACCAGAACTTGAAATTGATGGAGAATTACAATTTGATGCTTCTTATGTAGCATCTGTTGCTCAATTGAAAGCACCGAATTCGCCTGTTGCAGGTCAAGCAACAGTCTTTGTATTCCCAGAATTACAATCAGGAAATATTGGTTATAAGATTGCTCAACGTTTGGGTAACTTTGAAGCGATTGGTCCGATCTTACAAGGCTTGAACAAACCAGTTTCTGACTTGTCTCGTGGAGCGAATGAAGAAGATATTTACAAACTATCGATCATCACTGCTGCGCAGACATTAATGAACTAA
- a CDS encoding LURP-one-related/scramblase family protein, whose translation MSEFFIQEQQLSNVTRTIVKDENGQSLFLLVGRWGTRGDVLSLYAMNGELVASIRQTSLAFGSRFELYKGFEKVGVLRKVLNLTADFYYIRHMHWSVLGDIRNHSYSIYQVNRKIMEMSKATLFSGNYFSLDVVNDDDAPLCICVAAVLDYWLYNKTKKQNNKPIVGFGTC comes from the coding sequence GTGTCTGAGTTTTTTATTCAAGAGCAACAATTGAGTAATGTCACAAGAACGATTGTCAAAGATGAAAACGGCCAGTCTCTCTTCTTACTTGTCGGACGTTGGGGAACACGAGGAGATGTTTTGTCCTTATATGCGATGAATGGTGAACTTGTTGCAAGTATTAGACAAACATCTCTTGCTTTTGGTTCACGCTTTGAATTGTATAAGGGGTTTGAAAAAGTTGGTGTTTTACGAAAAGTTCTGAATTTAACGGCTGATTTTTATTATATTCGACATATGCACTGGAGCGTTTTGGGAGACATTAGAAATCATAGTTATTCTATTTATCAGGTAAATCGAAAAATCATGGAAATGAGTAAAGCTACGCTTTTTTCCGGCAATTATTTCAGCTTAGATGTTGTAAATGACGATGATGCCCCTCTATGTATTTGTGTCGCTGCTGTACTAGATTACTGGTTGTACAATAAGACCAAAAAACAGAATAACAAACCAATTGTCGGGTTTGGGACTTGTTAA